ACGCCGGCACCCACAAACCGTCTTTCGGATACTCCACATAGACGACCTCGCGCGGTTCTTGCAACTCGTGTCCGGCGACCATTTGCACCAGTTTTTTGGTAACCCGATAGATGGTACTGAGGATGGGAATACGGCAAATCAATTCTTCAAATGTCGCAATGATGGAAAACCGCCCAAGACTAACCCGATGACCGATAAAGGTAATCAGCGTAAAACTAAAACCGAACAACAAAAACGTTACAAAATAGTTATCCGAATAGCCGTACACAAACCGGAATAAATCCGTGAAGCGGTCTTTTACGAATAGAATTATTTGCAGAATCACCACTACCGGAATCAATGCAAAGATACCGATCAAGGTGTAATTTAGTAACTTCTTCATGCGCTTTCCCATTTTAGTTATTGTTACTGGAGGTAAAAATTATCCACTGAAAAACGCAGACTGTCTGCAGAAAAATTCAACAAACAATCCGGATATAAAGGCGTAACTGCCGGCCGGCTCCCGCACCTTATGCAACTCAGCAGGCTAGACATTGCCGCCCCCAATATCCGCTGCCGGCCGGTTGTAGCATAGGTATGTTAAATAACGATTACTTTGCCCCCTTAAACCAAACCCGCCTATTGCCGAATACCCCTAACCGTCTACACTCAAAGCCATGTTTTTTCCCATACCGAACTTGCCAATCATTCCCCTGCTATTCATCGGCTTTTCCCTGGGCTCGGCGGCTTTGCTGATCGCGGGCAACCTTTTGCAAAAACAGGAACCGCTCCGTTTTGCGTCAAAAGTGGCCGGATTTTTTTTGATATCCGCGCTGACCGCCATTCAATACCTACACCTGGGCTATTTACTGGAACAGTCTGCTGGCGTGCATTCGTTACTATATCTGTTGCTGTTATACAGCATCGCGCCTTGCTTCTACTTTTATAGCCGGCGCCTATTGATTGCAGAAGCGGGTTACCGCTGGCGAGATACTCTGCATGTCCTGCCTTTGCTGCCGTGTTTGGTTTTACCCTATAACCTGGCGCTACCATTGGCATTTTTATTCGGTAGCGGCT
This sequence is a window from Methylomonas methanica MC09. Protein-coding genes within it:
- a CDS encoding DUF502 domain-containing protein; the encoded protein is MKKLLNYTLIGIFALIPVVVILQIILFVKDRFTDLFRFVYGYSDNYFVTFLLFGFSFTLITFIGHRVSLGRFSIIATFEELICRIPILSTIYRVTKKLVQMVAGHELQEPREVVYVEYPKDGLWVPAYVTNKIEDRYVLFVPTSPNPTSGFALIVHESKIVKSAMSIEQVTSFIISVGSDYEKSGEAIKLRV